The sequence CAATCGCACCTTCACCCATTTCTTTAGAAGCATTTTGTGTTCTAGTGATAAACGCTGCAAATAAGGCAAGGGAAGTAAGAGCCGCCGAACCAATCGCAAAACCTTTTCCTACGGCCGCAGTTGTGTTTCCCGCTGCATCCAAGTTGTCCGTTCTATCACGAACTTCTTTTCCAAGCTCGGCCATCTCAGCAATCCCACCCGCGTTATCAGAAACAGGGCCGTAAGCATCAATCGTCAGACCAATTGCAATGGTAGAAATCATACCGATAGCAGCGATTGCGATTCCATACATACCCGCAAGGATATTGGAAACGACGATCACGATCACAAGTAAAATCACAGGAACCACAGTGGATTTGTAACCAAGTGCCAAACCATAAATGATGTTTGTTGCCGCACCGGTTTCACAAGCGTCAGCCACTTCGCGTACTGGTTTGTAAGAATGAGAAGTGTAAATCTCAGTGATCCAACCAATGAACATACCAGCAAACAAACCTAATGCGACTGATGTATAAACATTCCACTTAGTGATAGTTTTGTCTCCGATTTGGAAACTATCGATCATAAAGATATCAGTTACAAAATAAAGAGCTGCAGCTACGATGAATGTAGAAATCCAAAGTTGGAGTTTGAGAGCTTTTTCTACGTTTCCACCTTCTTTCACTCGAGCAAAGAAAGTAGTGATAAGAGAAGCTGGGATTCCAATCGCAGAAATTAATAGCGGATAGAGGAGCGCCGAGTTATTGTCAGCAAGTGCCGATGCTGTTGCACCAATCACAAGAGCTGCACAAGTTGCTTCCGCAGCAGAACCAAAAAGGTCAGCACCCATACCAGCAATATCACCCACGTTGTCCCCTACGTTATCAGCAATGGTTGCTGGGTTACGAGGATCATCTTCTGGAATTCCTTTTTCTACCTTACCCACAAGGTCAGCACCAACGTCAGCGGCTTTGGTATAAATACCACCACCCACACGACCAAAGAGAGCAACCGATGATCCACCAAGACCAAAACCAGCTAGTGATTCCATAAGGATGTGTTTCGCAACACCTACATTTGTTCCTGTGAATAGAAGGAAAAGACCGATCATTCCAAGAACCGCAAGACCGATGAGACCAAAACCCATTACGGCTCCAGAGTCATAAGCAACACGGAAAGCTTTGGAAAGAGAAGTTTTTGCGGCTTCTGCTGTACGAACGTTACCAGCAGTCGCAATTTTCATTCCTATAAAACCAGAAAGGCAGGAAATGAGGGCACCGGAAACAAAAGCAACAGCAGTATAAATTCCTTCGTTGAACTCAGTTTTTGGGTTATCCAAAAGTAAATAAATGAGAACCGTCATGAAACTGATGAATAGCAAAATGACTCGGTATTCTCTGAGAAGGAAGGCCATTGCCCCTTCTGCGATCGCAGCGGAGATTTCTTTCAATTTAGCGGTTTCTTTTTCGCTGCCGCCGCCTGCGCCCACTTGGATGCGAACCACCCGAGCTGCGTAGAATATCGCCGTGACTATGGAAACCAGTGCCATGACGATGATGATTAACTCTACATTCATGAGATCCTCTTTGAGATTGTTTATTTGAATTTCTAAGATTATTTAGAAGATGACCGATGAGAATCCATAGATGATACTTCGGTCTAGGAGAATATGGCAATTTGGTGTTCTGGTAACAAGTCTATTTCTGGTTTCGAGGCCAAATTTAGCGCAGACAGAGGTTCTGAACCCCGTTAAGGTTTTTTATGGATACGAAGATCTTTTGCGAATGGCTGAAGATAAAATTGTCCAAGAAACACCGGCCAAAGCCTTTGATTTTCTCATCAAAGCCAAAGAATTAAATCCAGATCCGGACTATCGGTACTATAATTTAGCCGCACGCGCCCATATGAAGTTAGGGCAGGTCTTTGATGGAATCCATTCCTATGAAGAATCTATCAAAAAGAAAAAAGACCAACTTGATTTGGTTTTGTATGTCGCTGATTTTTACGAAAAAGAAAGAAAACAAAAAGAAGCTTTGTTCTATACCAAATTGTATTTAGAACAAAAACCAAATGCTAAGTACAGATTGTATACCGCGGCCATTTTATCCAGACAACTCGGTTTAGAATCCGATTACGAATCCTATATTCAAATATTAGAATCAGACAAAACTTTTGTTTCTGAAAAAGATGCCTTACAAACAAGTCTATTAAAAAATATCAAAAGCAAAAAATGGAAAGAAGCAGATGATTTGAGTTTGCGGTATTTGGTTTATTTTCCTCGTGAAGAAGGGATGTACGAAACCTTAATTTTGGCTCGGAGAGGAAGGCAGTCTGAACTTTTAGAACAAGCCTACCAATGGACATCTACAGTTTTTTTAAATGAAACCAGATACTTTACGAGGTATGGAGTGTTTCTTCAAGAAAAACAAAGATACTTGGAAGCCTTATCTTTATTTCGCCGGGGATTTTACAATTTACTCAAATTTTATCCAGATTCGGATGCTGGTGAAATTTTATTTCTCATTCGTCAAAGTTATGCGAATCTTGGAAAAGATAGAGACACCCTTGCCATCGATTCTTTGGTGAAAGATTTTAAAAACCAAAACAAACTCACTGCTACAGAATTAGAAAACCACCAATACACGTATCGTAAAAACAGAGAGTATTTGTTATTTTGTATCCACTGGTTTTCCAAACGAGATGAAACAAAAGCAAACGAATATCGGAAAAAATTAAAAGATAGGGATTTGGAATTCGAAGAATCTGAATTCCTGCGGGTGATGGGAGTATTTTCCGCTCTCCCGCAGGATCTTTAAAACAGGTAGGACCCAACTCATAGAAGAAGTTGGGATTTTAAAACCATCTTCTTCCTAGTTAGTTTTCACCGAAGGAAGAAGAACTGATATTTCCGAAAACCTAATCTTAACTATGAAATTTTTTCTTATCATCAATTAACGACTGTACTACGGATGGATCAGCGAGGGTACTGATATCTCCCAAAGTATCAAATTCGTTATTGGCAATTTTTCTTAAAATTCGGCGCATGATTTTCCCTGACCTAGTTTTCGGAAGCCCCGGAGCCCAGTGGATGACTTCTGGCCTTGCAATTTTACCGATCACTTTTTCTACCATGGCAATGA comes from Leptospira harrisiae and encodes:
- a CDS encoding sodium-translocating pyrophosphatase, whose translation is MNVELIIIVMALVSIVTAIFYAARVVRIQVGAGGGSEKETAKLKEISAAIAEGAMAFLLREYRVILLFISFMTVLIYLLLDNPKTEFNEGIYTAVAFVSGALISCLSGFIGMKIATAGNVRTAEAAKTSLSKAFRVAYDSGAVMGFGLIGLAVLGMIGLFLLFTGTNVGVAKHILMESLAGFGLGGSSVALFGRVGGGIYTKAADVGADLVGKVEKGIPEDDPRNPATIADNVGDNVGDIAGMGADLFGSAAEATCAALVIGATASALADNNSALLYPLLISAIGIPASLITTFFARVKEGGNVEKALKLQLWISTFIVAAALYFVTDIFMIDSFQIGDKTITKWNVYTSVALGLFAGMFIGWITEIYTSHSYKPVREVADACETGAATNIIYGLALGYKSTVVPVILLVIVIVVSNILAGMYGIAIAAIGMISTIAIGLTIDAYGPVSDNAGGIAEMAELGKEVRDRTDNLDAAGNTTAAVGKGFAIGSAALTSLALFAAFITRTQNASKEMGEGAIDLTSIELLDPLVFGGLLFGAMLPFIFSAMTMKSVGKAALDMVKEVRRQFKEIPGLMEGTAKPEYAKCVDISTSAALREMIPPGLLVLLSPIVVGYLFGVKSLAGLLAGALVSGVVLAISSANSGGAWDNAKKYIEKTAGGKGSEKHKAAVVGDTVGDPFKDTSGPAINILIKLMAITSLVFAEFFVTKGGIVLNFFK